The nucleotide sequence GTCCATCATGGTTTCGCGCGTATCGGCCGAAAGCCCCAGCAGAAAAAAACCCAAGGTATCGATACCCGCCCTGCGCGCCATTTTCACGGCCACCTGGCCCTGCGCAATCGTCGCCTTGCCTCCCTTGCCGAATCCCTGAAGAACCCGGTCATTACCGGATTCAAATCCGAATGCCACGCGATAACAGCCGGCCCCGCGCATCTTCTGGAAGAGCTCGTCATTGGCGGATTCCACGCGGATGCCGTTCGTGCAAGTCCAGTTGATTTTGGCGCCGCTGCGGATGATGGATTCACACACTTCCACGGCCCATTGATTGTCCGAGGTAAAAATATCGTCCGTCAGCAAAAATTCTTTCCACCCCAGGCTCTCCAAGTACTTCACTTCTTCCGCGCAACGCGCCGGAGACTTCTTGCGATATCCCTGGGCCATGGTGAGTTTGGAGGCGCAGAAATCGCACTTGAACACGCACCCGCGCGAAAATTCCGCGGTTGTCAGCGGCGGGTGGCTCGCATAGAGACGGCTCACCTTTTTCTTGTACTCGCGCGGATCGTACAGATGCCAGGCGGGCATGGGCAAATCATCCAAGTTCTGAAGCACCGGCCGCGGCCCTGTGCAGTGCACAGCCCCTCCGCGGTCGCGGTAATAGAGACCGGAGATGTCCTTCGGATCCTTGCCGTCGATCAAATCGGCAAAGACAAATTCCGCTTCGCCGGGAATCGCCGCATCCAGGCAGGACTCGGCCAGTGTTTCCGCAGGCATGGCCGAGATATGGGCCCCGCCGCCCACAACCAAAATATCCGGCGAAATATCTTTGCAAAGCACGGAGATATCGCGAAGCTGGTTCACCAAAGGCGTCGTGGCTGTGATCCCGACCACATCGGGCCTCTGCTCCACCAGAATCTTGCGGACCTGGCGCCAGTCATAGGGCGAGTGGCTCATGTCCAGGATACGCACCTGGTGCC is from Candidatus Omnitrophota bacterium and encodes:
- a CDS encoding cobalamin-dependent protein (Presence of a B(12) (cobalamin)-binding domain implies dependence on cobalamin itself, in one of its several forms, or in some unusual lineages, dependence on a cobalamin-like analog.) — its product is MSKILLINPSYSGTYGSTKVGIINPIMPTMGLAALAGMALERGHQVRILDMSHSPYDWRQVRKILVEQRPDVVGITATTPLVNQLRDISVLCKDISPDILVVGGGAHISAMPAETLAESCLDAAIPGEAEFVFADLIDGKDPKDISGLYYRDRGGAVHCTGPRPVLQNLDDLPMPAWHLYDPREYKKKVSRLYASHPPLTTAEFSRGCVFKCDFCASKLTMAQGYRKKSPARCAEEVKYLESLGWKEFLLTDDIFTSDNQWAVEVCESIIRSGAKINWTCTNGIRVESANDELFQKMRGAGCYRVAFGFESGNDRVLQGFGKGGKATIAQGQVAVKMARRAGIDTLGFFLLGLSADTRETMMDTINYARTLELDMLKFSVTIPFPGTAMFNNYVGQGLITSFDWDKYHHYSDEELFTHPDFSYTDILEFLNLSFKRSILGNPRFIFRRLMRGFRTGEFFWDLYYFPGYLMASAQNSNHASQYHYYAAERWPRFEFSKEKIQGREWQKATLRADS